The following proteins are encoded in a genomic region of Variovorax paradoxus:
- a CDS encoding LysR family transcriptional regulator: MSTPSPAADRIELMQTFVHIVEAGSLSAAAQQMGATQPTVSRRLQALERSLGVRLLRRSTHAMKLTEDGERCYERARELIADWHAFEADLRGVGDEPEGTLRVVAPHAMGQLMLVGPLADYLRAYPRVAVEWLLNDRRPDFIAEGVDCAIQVGEVTDTMAVAIKLSEVPRVVVAAPSVLAGRAPPAHASELAGLPWLALRTFYRNEVVLTHRPTGEVARVPIRPRMSTDSLYALHSAARMGLGACLGSAWLMNDDIASGRLVQLVPQWHVAALPVYLTYPHARFQPARLRRFIEMMRLALADPAGRAWEAGAAKG; this comes from the coding sequence ATGTCGACTCCTTCTCCCGCCGCCGACCGCATCGAGCTGATGCAAACCTTCGTCCACATCGTCGAGGCCGGCAGCCTTTCCGCCGCCGCCCAGCAGATGGGCGCGACGCAGCCCACCGTCAGCCGCCGGCTGCAGGCGCTGGAGCGTTCGCTGGGTGTGCGGCTCCTGCGCCGGTCCACGCACGCCATGAAGCTCACCGAGGACGGCGAGCGCTGCTACGAGCGGGCCAGGGAGCTGATCGCCGACTGGCACGCTTTCGAGGCCGATCTTCGCGGGGTGGGCGACGAGCCCGAGGGCACGCTGCGCGTGGTGGCGCCGCATGCGATGGGCCAGCTGATGCTGGTCGGGCCGCTGGCCGACTACCTTCGCGCGTACCCGCGGGTGGCCGTCGAATGGCTGCTGAACGACCGCCGGCCCGATTTCATCGCCGAAGGCGTCGACTGCGCCATTCAGGTCGGCGAAGTGACCGACACCATGGCGGTGGCCATCAAGCTTTCGGAAGTGCCGCGCGTGGTGGTCGCCGCCCCCTCGGTGCTGGCCGGGCGGGCGCCGCCCGCGCATGCGTCCGAGCTGGCCGGCTTGCCCTGGCTCGCGCTGCGCACCTTCTATCGCAACGAGGTGGTGCTCACGCACCGGCCGACCGGCGAGGTGGCCCGCGTGCCTATCCGCCCGCGCATGAGCACCGACAGCCTTTACGCGTTGCACAGCGCGGCGCGCATGGGCCTGGGGGCCTGCTTGGGCTCTGCCTGGCTCATGAACGACGACATCGCGAGCGGCCGGCTGGTGCAGCTCGTGCCGCAGTGGCATGTCGCGGCGCTGCCCGTGTACCTGACCTACCCGCATGCGCGCTTCCAGCCGGCACGGCTGCGCCGCTTCATCGAAATGATGCGGCTCGCGCTGGCCGACCCGGCGGGCCGGGCTTGGGAAGCCGGGGCCGCGAAAGGCTAA
- a CDS encoding TetR family transcriptional regulator C-terminal domain-containing protein, with protein MNADPAALPPTTAQEMPAPDGPLSRARPGRERIMAAIRSAAVTEFSLHGLKGTSTQAIAARAGLTKPQLHYYIAGKEELYEELLMQVLHAWKVVFSFEDASDPATVLGDYIRKKLDHAFDNPEISRIFTREVLDGGRNLDRYWPNARAWTQKKVDVVNGWIARGQMRPLDARLLLMHIWAMTQSYADYAIQTRVMLGLPPDAPIDREPIARELVAFVLGGCGIKA; from the coding sequence ATGAACGCCGATCCCGCTGCCCTTCCCCCGACGACCGCCCAGGAAATGCCCGCCCCCGACGGCCCGCTGTCGAGAGCCCGCCCGGGGCGCGAACGCATCATGGCGGCCATCCGCTCGGCGGCCGTGACCGAGTTCAGCCTGCACGGCCTGAAGGGCACGTCCACCCAGGCCATTGCCGCGCGCGCCGGCCTCACCAAGCCGCAGCTGCACTACTACATCGCCGGCAAGGAAGAGCTCTACGAAGAGCTGCTGATGCAGGTGCTGCATGCCTGGAAAGTGGTGTTTTCGTTCGAAGACGCCAGCGACCCGGCCACGGTGCTCGGCGACTACATCCGCAAGAAGCTCGACCACGCCTTCGACAACCCCGAGATCTCGCGCATCTTCACGCGCGAGGTGCTCGACGGCGGCCGCAACCTCGACCGCTACTGGCCCAACGCGCGGGCCTGGACGCAGAAGAAGGTCGACGTCGTCAACGGCTGGATCGCGCGCGGGCAGATGCGCCCGCTCGACGCGCGCCTGCTGCTGATGCACATCTGGGCCATGACCCAGAGCTACGCCGACTACGCGATTCAGACGCGCGTGATGCTCGGCCTGCCGCCCGACGCGCCCATCGACCGCGAGCCGATTGCGCGCGAGCTGGTGGCGTTCGTGCTGGGCGGCTGCGGGATCAAGGCTTAG
- a CDS encoding asparaginase, with protein MYLSPRFRAFAAGAALLAASTLAQAQQALPNVVILATGGTIAGAGASAVNSATYAAAKVGVDKLIAGLPELAKIANVRGEQVFQVASESLTNDNLLTLAKRVSALSKQADVDGIVITHGTDTLEETAYFLTLTVHTAKPIVVVGSMRPGTALSADGALNLYDAVSVAGSKDAAGKGVLVTMNDNIDSGRDVSKNVNVKTSAFSSQWGPLGMVVEGKNYWFRAPVKRHTMNSEFDIDSINTLPPVEIAMGYEGVSSIAIDAFAKSGVKAIVHGGTGNGSVANRIVPNLQKARTDGAIIIRSSRVPDGFVIRNAEQPDDKYDWVVAHDLRPQKARILAMVALTKTSDTKELQRIFWEY; from the coding sequence ATGTACCTTTCCCCTCGTTTCAGGGCCTTTGCGGCCGGCGCCGCTTTGCTTGCGGCCAGCACCCTCGCACAAGCCCAGCAGGCATTGCCCAATGTGGTGATCCTGGCCACCGGAGGCACCATTGCGGGTGCCGGCGCCTCGGCCGTGAACAGCGCCACCTATGCGGCCGCCAAGGTCGGCGTCGACAAGCTGATCGCCGGCCTGCCCGAGCTCGCCAAGATCGCCAACGTGCGCGGCGAGCAGGTGTTCCAGGTCGCTTCCGAAAGCCTCACCAACGACAACCTGCTGACGCTCGCCAAGCGCGTGTCCGCACTGTCGAAGCAAGCGGACGTGGACGGCATCGTCATCACCCACGGCACCGACACGCTGGAAGAAACCGCCTACTTCCTCACGCTGACCGTGCACACCGCCAAGCCGATCGTCGTGGTCGGCTCGATGCGCCCCGGAACGGCCCTGTCGGCCGACGGCGCACTCAACCTGTACGACGCGGTCAGCGTGGCCGGCAGCAAGGACGCTGCGGGCAAGGGCGTGCTCGTGACGATGAACGACAACATCGACAGCGGCCGCGACGTGAGCAAGAACGTCAACGTCAAGACCAGCGCGTTCTCGAGCCAGTGGGGTCCGCTCGGCATGGTGGTCGAGGGCAAGAACTACTGGTTCCGCGCGCCCGTGAAGCGCCACACCATGAATTCGGAGTTCGACATCGACAGTATCAATACGCTGCCGCCGGTCGAGATCGCGATGGGCTACGAGGGCGTTTCGTCCATCGCCATCGACGCATTCGCCAAGAGCGGCGTGAAGGCCATCGTCCATGGCGGCACGGGCAACGGCTCGGTGGCCAACCGCATCGTGCCGAACCTGCAGAAGGCGCGCACCGACGGCGCCATCATAATCCGCAGTTCGCGCGTGCCCGACGGCTTCGTGATCCGCAACGCCGAGCAGCCCGACGACAAGTACGACTGGGTGGTGGCGCACGACCTGCGCCCGCAGAAGGCGCGCATCCTGGCGATGGTCGCCTTGACCAAAACCAGCGACACCAAGGAACTGCAGCGTATCTTCTGGGAGTATTGA
- a CDS encoding phosphatase PAP2 family protein: MPMEAPALVLLARQFGEHALAWFLCVFAVSVLGAGLACRVLQQRRARISSGNGEPDEPRVAVGLALGFVLILAAASLVAYIASMLGDGRLLGLADQALADAIGEHVPWAALVVFSWLTHLGDAELLAPVCVVLALVLWRHAHRGLALGWVMALGGIVLLNPALKRIFARARPLHDHGLALETSFSFPSGHSAGAIVSYGMLMYLALRLLPARWHVPAAMATAAFIVTIACSRVFLQVHFASDVVAGLLTGLAWLLVCVSSLEYARHRRRRGIRP, from the coding sequence ATGCCAATGGAAGCTCCAGCCCTCGTTCTTCTCGCCCGCCAGTTCGGCGAGCATGCCCTTGCCTGGTTCCTGTGTGTTTTCGCGGTGTCGGTGCTGGGCGCCGGCCTCGCCTGCCGGGTGCTTCAGCAGCGGCGCGCCAGGATTTCCTCAGGAAACGGCGAACCTGACGAGCCCCGTGTGGCAGTCGGATTGGCGCTGGGCTTCGTGCTGATTCTCGCGGCGGCGAGCCTCGTGGCTTACATCGCATCGATGCTCGGCGACGGGCGCTTGCTCGGCCTGGCCGACCAGGCGCTGGCCGATGCCATCGGCGAGCATGTGCCGTGGGCGGCCCTCGTGGTCTTCAGCTGGCTCACGCACCTGGGCGATGCCGAACTGCTGGCGCCTGTGTGCGTGGTGTTGGCCTTGGTGCTGTGGCGCCATGCGCACCGCGGGCTGGCGCTGGGCTGGGTGATGGCGCTCGGCGGCATCGTGCTGCTGAACCCCGCGCTCAAACGCATCTTCGCGCGGGCGCGGCCGCTGCACGACCATGGGCTGGCGCTGGAAACGAGCTTCAGCTTTCCGAGCGGCCACAGCGCGGGCGCCATCGTGAGCTACGGCATGCTGATGTATCTGGCGCTGCGCCTGTTGCCGGCGCGCTGGCATGTGCCGGCGGCCATGGCGACTGCGGCGTTCATCGTCACCATTGCGTGCAGCCGCGTCTTCCTGCAGGTGCATTTCGCCAGCGACGTGGTGGCCGGCCTGCTGACCGGCCTGGCCTGGCTGCTCGTGTGCGTGAGCAGCCTCGAATACGCGCGGCACCGCAGGCGGCGAGGCATCCGTCCCTGA
- a CDS encoding metallophosphoesterase family protein: MSCLLQISDPHFGTEQTDVMEALERLAHALSPQVVVLSGDITQRATRAQFAAARAFVDRLAAPAVVAIPGNHDIPLFDLRARLFAPYERYTEAFGSDLEPVFESADWLVVTVNTTRWYRHEDGEVSPAQVDRVAARLAAAPPLQLRVVVTHQPVMVTRQEDMHNRLHGRDAAVARWTDAGADLILGGHIHLPFVRSLHDAYAGCPRTTWAVQAGTAVSSRVRAGQPNSVNVLRMENMGGTRVCQVERWDHSAAHKAFVCGKVLRLRLASVAALP; this comes from the coding sequence ATGAGCTGCCTGCTCCAGATTTCCGATCCGCATTTCGGCACCGAGCAGACCGACGTGATGGAAGCGCTCGAACGGCTCGCGCACGCCTTGTCGCCGCAGGTGGTGGTGCTCTCGGGAGACATCACCCAGCGGGCCACGCGGGCGCAGTTTGCGGCGGCGCGCGCCTTTGTCGACAGGCTGGCGGCGCCGGCGGTGGTGGCCATCCCCGGCAACCACGACATTCCGCTCTTCGATCTGCGGGCACGCCTGTTCGCGCCTTACGAGAGGTACACGGAGGCTTTCGGCAGCGACCTGGAACCGGTGTTCGAGTCCGCCGATTGGCTGGTGGTCACGGTGAACACCACGCGCTGGTACCGGCACGAAGACGGCGAGGTGTCGCCCGCGCAGGTCGACCGGGTCGCGGCCCGGCTCGCGGCCGCGCCGCCTTTGCAGCTGCGCGTGGTGGTCACGCACCAGCCGGTGATGGTCACGCGCCAGGAAGACATGCACAACCGGCTGCACGGGCGCGATGCCGCCGTGGCCCGCTGGACCGATGCGGGCGCCGACCTGATCCTGGGCGGCCACATCCACCTGCCCTTTGTGCGCTCGCTGCACGACGCCTATGCGGGCTGCCCGCGCACGACGTGGGCGGTGCAGGCCGGCACGGCCGTGTCGTCGCGCGTGCGCGCGGGGCAGCCCAATTCGGTGAACGTGCTGCGCATGGAAAACATGGGTGGTACCCGCGTTTGCCAAGTGGAGCGGTGGGACCATTCGGCGGCTCACAAGGCCTTCGTGTGCGGCAAAGTATTGCGGCTTCGGCTTGCCAGCGTCGCGGCGCTCCCTTAG